The genomic window GAAAACAGATAAACTATTTACTAAACAATACGAAGAAGAAACCAACCTGAGGTGTCATCTGATTATAGATAATTCTTCATCGATGCATTACCCAAAGGTGAAGGAATATCATCTAAACTCTTTAAATAAAATAAGCTTCTCGGTATTAGGGGCTGCATGCCTCATGCAAATTTTAAAAAAACAACGGGATGCAGTTGGGTTAAGTATCTATAGCGACCGTTACGAATATTATTCTCCCGAAAAGGGAAGTGAACGGCATCACCAGATGTTATTACACCAATTAAATCAAGTTCTGGTTAAAGAGAAAGCTCCAAAAAACACTAAAACCTACGAAATACTACACCAGATTGCAGAAAAAGTTCACCGCCGATCCCTGATCTTTTTATTTACGGATATGTTCCAGTCCTCGCAGGAAGCCGAAGCCCTTTTTGAAGCCTTACGCCATTTAACCTATAATAAGCATGAGGTAGTGTTGTTTCATACGTTTGATAGTCAAACGGAGATAAACTTTGATTTTACCAATAGTCCCACTCGTTTTGTAGATGTAGAAACCGGAGAACATATTAATCTGTACGCAGATAATGTAAAAGAATCTTATCAAAAAGCGGTACGTACGTATTTTGAAGATTTACGTTTGCAATGCGTTCGATACCGGATCAAGTATGTAAAAGCGGATATTCAACAGTTGTTTGATCAAATTCTAACCACCTATATGGTGGAACGTCAAAAATTTAAATAACTATAGAAAAATGATAAAGAATAATTGTTTTTTAAAGATATTATATGCTAAAGTACATTTCGATTTTACGAAGAATATCCAGTTTAAAATAGTTGTTTTATTTGTTTTTGCTGTTCAGGGTATTATTTCTCAAAACTTAGAACAAGAAGCACAAAGTAAAATTGAAATATTACAAACCCTTATAGAGGAAGCGGAAAATAATAAAAGAGAAGTTATCCGCGAAAAAATGACTTTACGAACAGCAGAGGTCTTTTTAAACTATGCTAAGTGGGATGAATTAAATACGACTTTTAATAAGGATGGGTTTGAATCATTAACTACCTATAAAAAACTTTTTAATCCCAATAATGATCCGCTCAAAGATGGTCTTGATAGTAAGGGCAGGGATGCTCAGGCAGTTGCAGACTACCTACCCACCTTAGAGCGAAAACAGGTTATTAACATTCTTGATAAAGCGATTGCAAATATAAAAGCGCTTAACAACAACACTTTAAAAAGAAAAATAACCATCAACCCTGATTGGTCAAATATTTCTTTAGACCTACCGAATGCCCAGGTAATACAGGAATCTAATGGGGATAGGCGTCCTATCTTTACATCAGGTTATAACTTTATGCCTGATACATCCATCGATCCTACAGGAATTTCAGATAAAGTATTGGATCTAACCGAATATTACGGAGCTGATAACACCTTTCTTCTTGCCGGAAATGTATCAAGTGCACCCGGAGATTTAAACGTTGCCTATCAAAGAAGATTAAATGAAGCGAATAAATCTTCTAATTTTGGAAATGTTTTTTTGATTCATAGAATAGTACCTCAATATTTAAAAGATAAATATAAGAACGATAAGTCAGATACCTCCATTTATGCCGGACAGCGGCTATTTACAACTTATGATATTGATAATCCTGATACCCGGATTTTATGGGAAACCATTCTAAGCCAAGCATCTTTGGATGCCAGAGGAAAAAAATACGTACAACAGGGCTATTTATTAGCTAATGAACCTCATTTTTCTACGGCAGAAGGTTCTTTTGACAACGGAACTCCAAAAAATGCTAATGCTAAGGCAGATTGTATAGCAGATGACTTTTGTAACTTGAATTCTGTTTCAAAATTTACTAAAGACAACTTTAGTGTGTATCTTAAGTCCATACATCAAACCATTGATAACTTAAACAATAATTATGGATTAACTGATACTAATAGATATGCACAATTTGAAGATATAAAGATAGACATACCTTTTAAAAGAAGTTTAATTGGTACGCCAATAGCCTATGACTGGATGCGTTATAATCAATATAGGGTAACTAATTGGTTTAAATTTTTAAAGGACAATATTGTAAAGAATGATCCTACTGCCATCACGAATATAAAATTAATACCCGGTTATTTATTAGATAATATAAAAGATGCCGGTCTGGATTTTGAAGACTTGACCCGATTGTCCGGAATTAGCGGTAATGATGCTAAAGCGGTGAAAGAAAAGATGAGAGGCACACAAAGTCCGTTACTTAAAAAATACATGTACGATTGGCTTATCATGTCATTTTCTTACGACTTTTTCAGATCGGTAAGGCCTAATCAAATTATTTACAACTCTGAAGTTCATTATTTTTCAACAGTTCAATTCAGGGATTTATACCTTACACCAGAATATGCACGTTCTGTCACCTGGCTTTCTCATATCCTGGGACAAAATATGGGCGACATTTGGGTTTGGTCCAGGGCAAAAGATGGTTCTGTTACTACTCAGAGATCAGAAGCCCATGCAGGTTCTTTAGGTCAACAACCCGCTATTGTCAACGAAATTCAATTGACGATGTTTGATCTAAATGCGCATGCAGAAGACATCTATCAAATTCAATTAGATAAAAAACCAATTAGAATATTTTATTCTGAGACTTCTGCAATTAATAAGACCGATCATATGACTCAATTGTCCGGGTTGTATGAAAAATTATACTTTGACGGATATCCCTTAGGCTTTGTTACAGAAAAAATTATTAAAGAACAGGATAATAATTTATGGAAGGTGGTATTAATTTCTCAAAGTCCCTCTGTAACAGAAGGTGAATTCAACCAACTTCAGGCCTATTTAGATAAAGGAGGTACTATTATTATTGATGAAGCTAGTCTTAAAACAAATGAATACGGAAAACCTTTGAACAAGGTATTAAATACAACCAATGGCGGTTCAATTATAACTGCAACTGACTTTAATTCCTTCAGGACACAAGCACTATCGACTGTTAAAGCTGCGGGATTAAATCCAAAATTAGCTCTTACCGAAAATAAATCAATAGATGAACGTGGTTGTTTCTGGAGATCTATACAAACTCCGGATGGCAGAAATGTAATTTCAATTAATAATTTATCCAAAACTAGTTCGGTTGTTACGATAACATTAGATGGTGTAAACAAATCAGATCTACAAATAAAAAATATGTTTAACGGAGAAGTTTTACCTACCAGTGAGATTGAATTGAAGCCAGAAGAAGTTTTACTCCTGGACGTTACATCGAAGATAGGAAATGTGGATACGGAAAATGAGTCTGATATAAAAATCTTCCCTAATCCCAGCACCGATTTTTTTGAAATTGCCTTTAACAAACCGAAGACTTTCTTAAAAAGTATAGAAATATTTGATGTTTTAGGAAAACTAGTATATACAAAAGAAAATGAGGATAATTCCAATTTAAAGATTAGTGCAAGAATGTTTCAGATTGGAATGTATCTGTTGAAGTTAAAAGATTCCTCCGGAAATATAGATACTCATAAAATAGTAGTCAAATAGAAATATAATTTTACTGGCAGTTTGTGGAATGATTGGTTAAAATTTGTGTAGGTTATTTGTACATGGTAAAATTCTTCTTCAATTTTTTTATATAAAGAATCCTATCATTTTAGGTCAATTTAGCCATGTCATAAAAAATTATTTTTTACTATCCATTCGTATTCTAACTTAGTGTGGTGGACTATAAAATAATCTTTTCACTTACTTCACATACTTTATTACCATAAAACCGAAAAAGATAGCTTTTCATGGATTTATTATTTTAATTGTACCTTCACTACCTAACTCATTAATTTTCAATAGAAATAACTACCCTATGAAATATTTTCAATTTAAGACTTTTATTTTTTCTGTTTTATTGATGCAATTTGTCTGTGCTCAAAATTTTGAACAACAAGCACGTGAAAAAATTGCAAGACTTCAGAATTTAATAACGACAGCAGAGAAAGCTAATAGAGATGTCATTCGTGAAAAAATGACTTTAAGGACAGCAGAAGTTTTTTTAAACTATGCTAAATGGGATGAATTAAATACTGAGTTTAATCAAAAAGGTTTTGAATCCCTTACTACTTATAGAAGTATTTATAATCCAAATAATGATCCGCTGAAGGACGGTCGTGATAGTATGGGAAGAGATGCAAAAGCTGCTGCTGAAAACTTACCAACTTTTGAACGTAAGCAAATTATTATGATGGTGGAAAAAGCTATAGCAAATGTAAGGGCACTTAATAAGAATATTTTAAAAAGAAAACCTACTATTAATCCGGATTGGTCTAAAATTAGTTTAGATGCTAAAAATGCCAGAGTAGTTCAAACCGTTAACGGAAAAAAGCGTCCAATTTTTGTATCGTCTTATAATTTTATGCCCGATATATCCATTGACCCGACAGGAGTTTCTAAAAAAGAGTTAGACTTAACTGAATATTATGGAGCGGACAATACCTTTCTCATTGCAGGAAATACTTCAAGTTCACCGGGAGTTTTAAATGTGGCTTATAAAAATAGTCTAATTAGAGCAAACAAGTCAGCAAATTTCGGTAATGTCTTTTTACAACATAGGATAGTTCCTTTTTATTTACAAGAAAAATATAGGAATGATAAGTCTGATACTTCTATATATGCCGGGGAGAGATCATTTACCACTTATGATATTGACAATCCGGACACTCGAATACTTTGGAAAACAATTTTAAACAAAGCCTCCTTAGATGCTAAAGGCAAAAATTTTTCAGGGCAAGGTTATTTATTAGCTAATGAGCCCCATTTTGCTACGGCAGAAGGCAGTTATGACAACGGAGCACCTTCTAGCGCTGATGCAGAAGCAGCTTGTGTAGCTGATGAATTTTGTAACTTAAATTCAGTTTCAAAATATACAATAGATAATTTTGCCGTTTACTTAAAAGACATACATTATACAATTAATAACTTAAATAACAAGTACGGTTTAAAAGGAGTAGATCGATATGCCAGTTTTCGAGACGTAAAAATTGAATTACCATTTAAAAGGAGTTTGATAGGAACTCCAATCGCTTATGACTGGATGCGTTACAATCAATTTAGAGTAACAAATTGGTTTCAATTTTTAAAAGATAATATAACAAAAAATGATCCTGAAGCAAAGGTACATCTAAAGTTAATTCCAGGTTATTTAACAGACGAAATTAGGGATTCAGGATTAAATTTTGAAGACTTAACTAGGTTATCAGGAATTAGTGGAAACGATGCAAAGGTTGTGAAGCGTAGGATGAGAGGTGCGCAGAGTCCATTACTTGAAAAATATGCTTATGATTGGCGACTCATGTCTCTTCCTTATGATTTCTTTAGATCGGTAAAACCGAATCAAGTTAATTATAATTCCGAAGTTCATTATTTTGCAACCGCGCAGTTCAGAGATCTATACTTAAAACCCAAATATGCGCGATCTGTAACTTGGCTTGCACATTTACTAGGACAAAATATGAGTGAAATTTGGGTATGGTCCAGAGCTAAGGATGGGTCGGTAACTGCCCCAAGATTAGGGTCTCATACAGGTTCTTTAGGACAGCAGCCTGGTATTGTTAATGAAATACAATTAACCATGTTTGAACTCAATGCGCATGCTGAAGATATTTATCAAATACAGTTGGCTAAAAAGCCTATAAGAATATTTCATTCAGAAACTTCTGCTATTAATAAAATTGATCATATGGTACCAATATCTAATTTATATGAAAAATTATATTTTGATGGCTACCCTCTAGGGTTCGTAACAAAGAAGATAATTCAAGAACAAAATAACGACAATTGGAAGGTTATACTTATTTCCGAGAGTCCCTTTGTCACGCCAGGTGAATTTAAAGCTTTACAAACCTACTTAGACAATGGCGGAACTATAATTATGGATGATAAAAGTTTAAAAACAGGTCCATATGGCAATCCTTTAAATAAAGTCCTTAACACTAATAAAGGAGGAAGAATAATGAAGGCAAATAGCCTTGGGCAATTTAGAAATACAGCAATATCTGTGGTCAACACATCTGGTCTAAAGCCAAGACTAATACTTAATGAGGATAAACCTGTTAATGAACGAGGTTGTTTTTGGAGGTCTATACAAACGCCTGATGGTAGAAATGTAATTTCAATTAATAATTTATCTAAAACAAGTTCTAAGATAACTATTAGATTGAAAGGTGTTCCTGCTTCAAATTTAACCTTAACCAATATGTTTACAGGAGAAATTTTATCTTCTAATAAAATTGAAATAGAATCAGAAGGAGTGCTTTTTCTGGACGCCAGATCAAAAAGAAACTCAAATAGAAAAGAATTAACTTTAGAAGAAAATTCTGGTATTAACATTTATCCAAATCCTACCTCTGATTTTTTTAAAATTGAGTTTAACAAACAGAATGTTTTCTTAGAAAAAATAACAATGTTCGATATTTCAGGGAAAATAGTATTTTTAAAAGATGTTGATAATGTTTCAAATTTAACAGTCGATACGAATATGTTACAAGATGGAGTGTATTTATTGAAGTTACAAGACTCATCCGGAGAAATAGATATTCGTAAAGTAATAGTAAAGTAAGAGTGTGGTTCTATTCTAGTAGTTTTAGATTAACAAAATAAGATTTGTACTAGCTATTTTCACGAAAAAAAATGCAAAAAATTAATTTAAAAATAATTGTATAAGTAAAATAAAGTCGTAGATTTGCACCCGCATAAGCAATTGGTCTGGTAGTTCAGTTGGTTAGAATACCTGCCTGTCACGCAGGGGGTCGCGGGTTCGAGTCCCGTCCAGACCGCTTTTTATAAAAGCATCGTAATATAAACCTCGCTAGTCTATGACTTAGCGAGGTTTTATCTTTTAAGGGGATGATCGCATTAAAATTATACTTATAAACTTCTTATATAATTGGTTAAGCTTGAATTGGCATCCAGACCTATTTTTTTCTTTATCCTATATCTTGAGGTATGCACACTGCGCAACGAAATATTTAAAATTTTGGACATTTCGTAGTTATTAAAATTTAACTTAATAAGCGCACAATGTTTTAACTCAGTAGGTGTTAATTCAGGATGCTTATTACATATGGTTTTATAGAATTCCGTATTTACTTCAGTAAATCTCTTGTTAAATTCGTTCCAGGTGGTTGTATTAATATGAGAGTATTTCTTTTTATACTCTGTATATTCCGCAGGAGCTTTTATTTTAATAAGGTCAACTAAAAAATCAATATTTTCCTGCATCTTAATTACTTTTAACGCATATCCGGTCAATTCTTTATTTTTTACTTCCAGGATAGCTTCATTTTTTTCGATTTTATGTTGGCTTATCATAGAGAGCCTTTTAAATTTACTTCTTTGATAAAATACTATATAAACACCAGTTCCTAAGGTTAGGATTATTGCAAAAAGAATAATGGCACCTGTCAATTTTTTATCTTCTTCTTTAATAAGTACTTGTTGTTGAGCAATAGTTATTTTATTTTTTTCTAACTGAGCTCTGTATTTATTTTTGATTTCAAATAGGTCTTCATTGAGTTTACTAGTGGTACTGAAAAGCTTGTCATTAACTTCCCTGGAAGCTTTTAAATAATCAACGGCACTCCTCCAGTTACCTTGAAGAATATGGACATCAGCAATTTTTTGTAAGATTGCAGGTTCTGATTCAATATGTACTTGCTTGATCCTAATCCATTCTAAACTTTTCTGATAATAATAATGGGCACTATCATATTGATATAATTCTTTTTTTAAATCTGCGGTAAAAGCTAAATTCATTGCTAAGTAAGGAGCATTTTTCTTTTCCAGATAAGATCGGGCCCGTACTAATTGTTTTTCGGAAAGTGTAATGTTTCCAACCTTCATATTACAAAACCCCTGATCTGTCATTGCATATGGCAATATACGTCCGTTATCATACACCTGATTACATGAATCCAAATAGGTAAGGGCTACTTCGTACTTATGCCGGTCACGCCAAAATGTAGCGATGCTAAAGTAATTCGAAACTATTTGTTCCTTTACCTCCTGATCAGATACCATTATGGACTTAGATAGTGATAAGGCACGGTGGAGATAATGTAATGCCAGCGAATCTTTGCTATAAATATCGTATAGGATCCCAATATCTCTATAAATCTCGACAGATACAATATCTTCTTTACGATTTTTTGCAAGTAATAAAGCTTCCCATAGATTATCAAAAGCAATACCATATCTACCACTATATCGATACTTATCGCTTTGATCAATAAGCCTTCTTATTTTAATACTATCGTGTAAATCTAAATCATCCGTATTTTGGGATGTAGTTATACTCCCGTTTGAACTTTTGTAGTTCTCCTGCCGCGTATGGTCACAAGCCCCTAAGAAAAAGAACATGGTAAAAATGATATGAACTACTACCCTTACATACATTTACTAAATATAACTATAACCAATAACATTTACTTATTGTATACTTTTCAATATGACCTTTAGAAATTAAGTTATTTATTTTTAGTTGTTTACAAATTTACAAGAAAGTGATTGATGTGATATTGAATAACATAAAAAACTAGTTGTTGTCATTTTGAATACCTATTTATTTCATTATTATATACATATACGTGAACCTTGTCATAAAATTTAAAATTTTAGAGTTATATGAAATTTTTATCAGTGAAGTTCAGGTTACTTCTTATAATCCTATGCATATATTCCTGTAGTTCTTTATATGCTCAGCATATTTACCGTACTGATTTACCATCTAATCAACTGGTGGCAAAAGGTTGGGTTAAGGAATTTTTACAGCGTCAGGAAAGTGGGTTAACCGGAAATCCGGAAGAAAGCGGTTGGCCGTTTAATACCAACATGTGGTGCGAAGAAATGGATGTAAAAGATGATGAGTTTCAATACTGGCGTTCTCCCTGGTGGCCATATGAACACACCGGCTATTATCTGGACGGGGCTTTAAGAGCAGGATATGCTATAGATTCGCAATCTTTATTAAATAAAGTTGATGCTAATATTAAACATGTGCTCGCAAATGTAGATAAAGAGGGGCGTTTACGTGCAGGTAATATTGGTATGGAACATGAGTGGTGGCCTATGGTGGTTTTTATGAGAATGTTATTCGAAAAATACGATGCTACCCAAGACCCTGATCTATTAAATGTTTTAGAGAAACATTATCAAGCCACGTATAAGCTGGAAGAAAGTTTTAGAGTTCCAAAGACATCAGGGTTTTATGTACGCTCCGTATTACATGTTGAACATTTGTGTGAACTCTATAGAATAACCGGCAATGAATTCTATCTAAAAGCAGCAGAACGATTGTATACCGGGTTTCAGCAACAAGCAGAAAAAGTAGGTAAAAACGAACCTATATTTCAATTTTCGGCTAAGGGCATGATACAAGAATTAAAATCTACAGGACATGGAGTGACTTACCATGAATTTTTAAAGCTTCCTGCCATTCTATATAAGTATACTGGTGATAAAAGGTATAAAGAAGCAATATACGGTGCCGTCAAACAGTTGGAGGATAATCATGAACTTGCTGACGGATTGGCTAGCTGCTCAGAACCTTTTGCAGGAAAAGGTCCGGAAAAAGCACATGAAATGTGTAATACGGTAGATTACAACTGGTCGCTTGGTTATGCTTTGTTAGCAACCGGTGACCCGTATTTTGCGGACAAAATGGAGAAGAATCTATACAATTCCGGATTTTCTTGTGTGACTAGTAACTTTAAAGCGCACCAATATTTTTCTGCTCCTAATCTGGTTATGAGTACAGGTATGTCCAGTGAGTATGACGATCACCACGATTGGGGGTTTGGTTCTAAAGGTCGTTTAAGCTATAAGCCTGGGCATGATACCCAGTGCTGTTCCGGAAACGTACACCGGATGTTTCCAACTTTTTTAAGTCGAACCTGTATGATTGAAAAAAATAAGAATAAAGTGTCGGTAGTTTTTTATTTACCTGCTACTATAAACATTCCGCTAGGCGATGAACTATTTAGTTTTACTCAAAAAACCAACTATCCTTTTGAGCATGATATTACCATAGAAGTATATGAGGCGCCTGTAAAAAAAATAGCTTTGGATTTGAGAATACCAGGTTGGACAGAATCCTATCAAATTAGCTTAAATGGTAAAGAAATTTTTAAAGGTTCTGAAAGTACCCTATTTAAAACACTATCCCGAAAATTCAAGAAAGGGGATTTGCTCACTATCCGTTTTAAAACTTCGCCTCAAATTGATAATCGGGGAAAAGGTATAGCTATTAATTACGGACCCTTAGTTTTCTCTAAATCTATCCAAGCAAAAACACGCCTGGTAACTAGTGATTATGCCAAAAAGTGTAGTCCTGAATTTCCAGCTTATGAGATGTATCCTTTACACCTCCATGATTGGGCTGTAGCTCTTTCTAAAAACCTTACCAGTAAAGATATAGAAGTAGTCAGAACGGATCACATAGGATATCCCTGGGAACATGGAAATACCCCAATCAAACTAAAAGTAGCAGCAATGACGGTTAAGAACTGGGATCTTATCAGATGGTCTTCCCTTGCTCCTTTTCCGGAGATTATCGAGACAAAGGATAAAATTAATTTGGAATTAGAACCTATGGGAAGTACGCTTTTAAGGCTTACCGAATTTCCAAAGGCAGAGTTTTAGCTTTTTATTATATGAAGTTGTGGATTTTTAACCCGCGGTACATTTAAACTCTAACTATGGTAAAATCTGTCAGTTCGAAAACGTAAATTAAGAAAGAGGCGTACTTCAAGTGTTTAGTAGAACTAT from Aquimarina sp. ERC-38 includes these protein-coding regions:
- a CDS encoding T9SS type A sorting domain-containing protein, with protein sequence MIKNNCFLKILYAKVHFDFTKNIQFKIVVLFVFAVQGIISQNLEQEAQSKIEILQTLIEEAENNKREVIREKMTLRTAEVFLNYAKWDELNTTFNKDGFESLTTYKKLFNPNNDPLKDGLDSKGRDAQAVADYLPTLERKQVINILDKAIANIKALNNNTLKRKITINPDWSNISLDLPNAQVIQESNGDRRPIFTSGYNFMPDTSIDPTGISDKVLDLTEYYGADNTFLLAGNVSSAPGDLNVAYQRRLNEANKSSNFGNVFLIHRIVPQYLKDKYKNDKSDTSIYAGQRLFTTYDIDNPDTRILWETILSQASLDARGKKYVQQGYLLANEPHFSTAEGSFDNGTPKNANAKADCIADDFCNLNSVSKFTKDNFSVYLKSIHQTIDNLNNNYGLTDTNRYAQFEDIKIDIPFKRSLIGTPIAYDWMRYNQYRVTNWFKFLKDNIVKNDPTAITNIKLIPGYLLDNIKDAGLDFEDLTRLSGISGNDAKAVKEKMRGTQSPLLKKYMYDWLIMSFSYDFFRSVRPNQIIYNSEVHYFSTVQFRDLYLTPEYARSVTWLSHILGQNMGDIWVWSRAKDGSVTTQRSEAHAGSLGQQPAIVNEIQLTMFDLNAHAEDIYQIQLDKKPIRIFYSETSAINKTDHMTQLSGLYEKLYFDGYPLGFVTEKIIKEQDNNLWKVVLISQSPSVTEGEFNQLQAYLDKGGTIIIDEASLKTNEYGKPLNKVLNTTNGGSIITATDFNSFRTQALSTVKAAGLNPKLALTENKSIDERGCFWRSIQTPDGRNVISINNLSKTSSVVTITLDGVNKSDLQIKNMFNGEVLPTSEIELKPEEVLLLDVTSKIGNVDTENESDIKIFPNPSTDFFEIAFNKPKTFLKSIEIFDVLGKLVYTKENEDNSNLKISARMFQIGMYLLKLKDSSGNIDTHKIVVK
- a CDS encoding helix-turn-helix transcriptional regulator gives rise to the protein MYVRVVVHIIFTMFFFLGACDHTRQENYKSSNGSITTSQNTDDLDLHDSIKIRRLIDQSDKYRYSGRYGIAFDNLWEALLLAKNRKEDIVSVEIYRDIGILYDIYSKDSLALHYLHRALSLSKSIMVSDQEVKEQIVSNYFSIATFWRDRHKYEVALTYLDSCNQVYDNGRILPYAMTDQGFCNMKVGNITLSEKQLVRARSYLEKKNAPYLAMNLAFTADLKKELYQYDSAHYYYQKSLEWIRIKQVHIESEPAILQKIADVHILQGNWRSAVDYLKASREVNDKLFSTTSKLNEDLFEIKNKYRAQLEKNKITIAQQQVLIKEEDKKLTGAIILFAIILTLGTGVYIVFYQRSKFKRLSMISQHKIEKNEAILEVKNKELTGYALKVIKMQENIDFLVDLIKIKAPAEYTEYKKKYSHINTTTWNEFNKRFTEVNTEFYKTICNKHPELTPTELKHCALIKLNFNNYEMSKILNISLRSVHTSRYRIKKKIGLDANSSLTNYIRSL
- a CDS encoding DUF58 domain-containing protein; the encoded protein is MKVRDEINKTSGFINLELLAKKVVEGFISGMHKSPFHGFSSEFAEHKVYNQGESTRHIDWKLYAKTDKLFTKQYEEETNLRCHLIIDNSSSMHYPKVKEYHLNSLNKISFSVLGAACLMQILKKQRDAVGLSIYSDRYEYYSPEKGSERHHQMLLHQLNQVLVKEKAPKNTKTYEILHQIAEKVHRRSLIFLFTDMFQSSQEAEALFEALRHLTYNKHEVVLFHTFDSQTEINFDFTNSPTRFVDVETGEHINLYADNVKESYQKAVRTYFEDLRLQCVRYRIKYVKADIQQLFDQILTTYMVERQKFK
- a CDS encoding T9SS type A sorting domain-containing protein translates to MKYFQFKTFIFSVLLMQFVCAQNFEQQAREKIARLQNLITTAEKANRDVIREKMTLRTAEVFLNYAKWDELNTEFNQKGFESLTTYRSIYNPNNDPLKDGRDSMGRDAKAAAENLPTFERKQIIMMVEKAIANVRALNKNILKRKPTINPDWSKISLDAKNARVVQTVNGKKRPIFVSSYNFMPDISIDPTGVSKKELDLTEYYGADNTFLIAGNTSSSPGVLNVAYKNSLIRANKSANFGNVFLQHRIVPFYLQEKYRNDKSDTSIYAGERSFTTYDIDNPDTRILWKTILNKASLDAKGKNFSGQGYLLANEPHFATAEGSYDNGAPSSADAEAACVADEFCNLNSVSKYTIDNFAVYLKDIHYTINNLNNKYGLKGVDRYASFRDVKIELPFKRSLIGTPIAYDWMRYNQFRVTNWFQFLKDNITKNDPEAKVHLKLIPGYLTDEIRDSGLNFEDLTRLSGISGNDAKVVKRRMRGAQSPLLEKYAYDWRLMSLPYDFFRSVKPNQVNYNSEVHYFATAQFRDLYLKPKYARSVTWLAHLLGQNMSEIWVWSRAKDGSVTAPRLGSHTGSLGQQPGIVNEIQLTMFELNAHAEDIYQIQLAKKPIRIFHSETSAINKIDHMVPISNLYEKLYFDGYPLGFVTKKIIQEQNNDNWKVILISESPFVTPGEFKALQTYLDNGGTIIMDDKSLKTGPYGNPLNKVLNTNKGGRIMKANSLGQFRNTAISVVNTSGLKPRLILNEDKPVNERGCFWRSIQTPDGRNVISINNLSKTSSKITIRLKGVPASNLTLTNMFTGEILSSNKIEIESEGVLFLDARSKRNSNRKELTLEENSGINIYPNPTSDFFKIEFNKQNVFLEKITMFDISGKIVFLKDVDNVSNLTVDTNMLQDGVYLLKLQDSSGEIDIRKVIVK
- a CDS encoding beta-L-arabinofuranosidase domain-containing protein, whose protein sequence is MKFLSVKFRLLLIILCIYSCSSLYAQHIYRTDLPSNQLVAKGWVKEFLQRQESGLTGNPEESGWPFNTNMWCEEMDVKDDEFQYWRSPWWPYEHTGYYLDGALRAGYAIDSQSLLNKVDANIKHVLANVDKEGRLRAGNIGMEHEWWPMVVFMRMLFEKYDATQDPDLLNVLEKHYQATYKLEESFRVPKTSGFYVRSVLHVEHLCELYRITGNEFYLKAAERLYTGFQQQAEKVGKNEPIFQFSAKGMIQELKSTGHGVTYHEFLKLPAILYKYTGDKRYKEAIYGAVKQLEDNHELADGLASCSEPFAGKGPEKAHEMCNTVDYNWSLGYALLATGDPYFADKMEKNLYNSGFSCVTSNFKAHQYFSAPNLVMSTGMSSEYDDHHDWGFGSKGRLSYKPGHDTQCCSGNVHRMFPTFLSRTCMIEKNKNKVSVVFYLPATINIPLGDELFSFTQKTNYPFEHDITIEVYEAPVKKIALDLRIPGWTESYQISLNGKEIFKGSESTLFKTLSRKFKKGDLLTIRFKTSPQIDNRGKGIAINYGPLVFSKSIQAKTRLVTSDYAKKCSPEFPAYEMYPLHLHDWAVALSKNLTSKDIEVVRTDHIGYPWEHGNTPIKLKVAAMTVKNWDLIRWSSLAPFPEIIETKDKINLELEPMGSTLLRLTEFPKAEF